One part of the Sardina pilchardus chromosome 5, fSarPil1.1, whole genome shotgun sequence genome encodes these proteins:
- the tm7sf2 gene encoding delta(14)-sterol reductase TM7SF2, with protein MKSSKQKSPHTTEKEFGGTLGATCIPVFLPLTVLYLLSVCRSPAASVLQWPPPLPHATFLWDPVALAIVVGWMLLQSFLYLLPIGKLSEGLVLRDGSRLKYPINGYYALCCSAVVIGLGLWLDMPLAYLFELIIPLAVAAIAVSYLLSLYLYIRSFWAPAHDLALGGNTGNPMYDFFIGRELNPRIAGFDLKYFCELRPGLIGWVVLNLAMLLKEVELRGSPSLAMLLVNSFQLLYVTDALWNEEAVLTTMDIVHDGFGFMLAFGDLAWVPFTYGLQAVFLVAHPQSLSPLGAAGIVLLNGLGYYIFRKSNSQKNQFRRDPTQQSVAKLETIATATGKRLLVSGWWGFVRHPNYLGDILMALAWSLPCGFSHIAPYFYVIYFSILLIHREDRDERQCRAKYGLAWDTYCKRVPYRIIPYVY; from the exons ATGAAGTCTAGCAAACAGAAATCGCCACACACGACTGAGAAGGAATTTGGCGGAACTCTGG GAGCCACCTGCATCCCCGTGTTCCTGCCCCTCACGGTGCTCTACCTCCTGAGTGTGTGCCGCTCACCTGCAGCCAGTGTGCTGCAATGGCCTCCCCCCCTGCCTCACGCAACCTTCCTGTGGGATCCCGTGGCTCTAGCCATTGTAGTCGGGTGGATGCTCCTTCAGAGCTTTCTTTATCTTCTACCCATTGGAAAG CTATCTGAGGGATTAGTGCTTAGAGATGGTTCCAGACTGAAGTATCCCATTAATG GGTACTACGCCTTGTGCTGCAGTGCTGTGGTCATCGGTCTGGGCCTGTGGCTGGACATGCCCCTGGCGTATCTCTTTGAGCTGATCATCCCTCTGGCCGTTGCTGCAATTGCAGTGTCATACCTGCTCTCCCTTTACCTGTACATCAGGTCTTTCTGGGCACCTGCTCATGATTTGGCCTTAGGTGGCAACACAG GGAATCCAATGTATGATTTCTTTATTGGACGTGAACTGAATCCTCGCATCGCTGGATTTGACCTGAAGTACTTTTGTGAACTCCGACCTGGTTTGATTGGCTGG GTGGTTCTGAATCTGGCAATGTTGCTGAAAGAGGTGGAACTGAGGGGATCTCCATCTCTTGCCATGCTACTGGTCAACAGCTTTCAGCTGCTCTATGTCACTGATGCACTGTGGAATGAG GAAGCAGTTCTGACGACCATGGACATAGTTCATGATGGGTTTGGTTTCATGCTGGCCTTCGGGGACCTGGCCTGGGTGCCATTCACTTATGGACTGCAGGCTGTTTTCCTGGTGGCACATCCACAGTCACTCAGTCCACTGGGAGCAGCAGGAATAGTGCTTCTAAATG GACTTGGCTATTACATCTTCAGGAAGTCAAACTCCCAGAAGAATCAATTCCGACGTGACCCCACCCAACAAAGTGTGGCAA AACTGGAGACCATTGCCACGGCAACAGGGAAGCGGCTGTTGGTTTCAGGTTGGTGGGGGTTTGTCCGGCATCCAAACTATCTAGGCGATATCCTCATGGCCTTGGCATGGTCACTTCCATGTG GGTTCTCACACATCGCCCCATATTTCTACGTCATTTACTTCTCCATCCTGCTGATCCACCGCGAGGACAGAGATGAGAGGCAATGCAGGGCCAAGTATGGCTTGGCCTGGGATACATACTGCAAAAGAGTCCCTTACAGGATCATCCCTTACGTGTACTAA
- the znhit2 gene encoding zinc finger HIT domain-containing protein 2: MDCIVRRKLPSRVRSMLTDIRPREQERLEEETETELVDKDGIVLPRRGASDTSDLLTPAVKNDTDGSTQQVCGLCLSKPYCYTCPRCNIMYCSLACYRSPAHSGCSEEFYKESVLEELKNTGLTEKEGREKMQEILLRVRKNEGELEHIAEELGEEAEPSGTEALELLSRLAEIQTSGEENTEEIQKILLRLRDIDEGGDGPREDDLTEEGGDQDLADKLAGLDIDSLSEEELWALLSRQDREKFEALVKGCAIGGLIPIWRPWWEVHDKPKEVLLEVMSEDSTHKLDEKTGNVPKGNGVNKVNVGEGKGAHVERTECVTAQEEAEQTKDAAQVKPVSKSKKTNKQKNKGDHIEVLEEHKNKPNSNVPPVNISKIPALHSLTKNPSPLLGYTLINVVYGYTFSLCLFNGDISEEEMLQEFCQAVFAISDGLSTNRVFSSLHESLEAAVTAVSTAGYFDRDDPRAPARAVEAVAHVLTGQSGRDSVGYSLAALSELRGAMAKVRGLLPKEGNCAESKKKYFQAMKKCEFLQSWAKENSQAVDMLAAGVWREHLRREGERRVLEEDKKGVEKSRKKGRGTLIEEVD; encoded by the coding sequence ATGGATTGCATTGTAAGACGAAAACTACCATCGCGTGTACGGTCAATGTTAACTGACATCAGACCACGGGAGCAAGAGCGCCtggaagaagagacagagacagaacttGTTGACAAGGATGGAATTGTGCTTCCAAGAAGAGGAGCTTCGGACACAAGCGACCTTTTGACCCCAGCTGTGAAGAATGACACTGATGGATCCACTCAGCAAGTGTGTGGCTTGTGCTTATCTAAGCCATATTGTTACACCTGCCCGCGGTGTAACATAATGTACTGCAGCTTGGCCTGTTATCGAAGCCCAGCTCACTCCGGATGTTCAGAGGAATTCTATAAGGAGTCTGTGCTCGAGGAGTTGAAAAATACAGggctgacagagaaagagggcagggagaagatgcaggagattCTGCTAAGGGTAAGAAAGAACGAGGGAGAGCTGGAGCACATTGCAGAGGAACTAGGAGAGGAGGCAGAACCCAGTGGGACTGAGGCCCTGGAGCTTCTCTCTCGGCTGGCAGAGATTCAGACAAGCGGAGAAGAGAACACAGAGGAAATTCAGAAGATACTTTTAAGACTCAGAGACATTGATGAAGGTGGGGATGGGCCAAGAGAGGATGACCtcacagaggagggaggagatcaAGACTTGGCAGATAAGTTAGCTGGCCTTGATATTGACTCATTGTCAGAAGAGGAACTGTGGGCTTTGTTGAGTCGCCAGGATAGAGAGAAATTTGAGGCATTAGTGAAAGGATGTGCCATCGGAGGATTGATACCCATTTGGAGGCCTTGGTGGGAGGTACATGACAAACCAAAAGAAGTCCTTCTGGAGGTCATGAGTGAGGATTCGACTCACAAGCTGGATGAGAAGACAGGGAATGTTCCAAAAGGAAATGGTGTGAACAAGGTCAACGTTGGAGAAGGAAAAGGAGCACATGTGGAAAGGACTGAGTGTGTGACTGCTCAGGAAGAGGCTGAACAGACTAAAGACGCAGCTCAAGTAAAACCAGtgagtaaaagtaaaaaaacaaacaagcaaaaaaataaGGGAGATCACATTGAAGTTTTAGAAGAACACAAAAATAAGCCTAATAGTAATGTACCACCTGTGAATATCAGTAAGATTCCAGCACTTCACTCCCTTACTAAAAACCCCTCTCCTTTACTGGGTTACACTCTCATCAATGTAGTATATGGCTACACATTCTCCTTGTGCCTTTTCAATGGCGATATCTCTGAGGAGGAGATGCTGCAGGAGTTCTGTCAGGCTGTGTTTGCCATCTCTGATGGCTTATCCACAAACAGGGTGTTCAGCTCCCTCCATGAGTCTCTTGAAGCTGCAGTGACGGCAGTGTCCACCGCTGGTTATTTTGACCGCGATGACCCGCGGGCCCCAGCACGAGCAGTGGAAGCTGTGGCCCATGTCCTGACTGGGCAGAGCGGCAGAGACTCCGTCGGCTACTCCCTGGCTGCGTTGTCAGAGCTCCGTGGAGCCATGGCCAAAGTGAGAGGGCTCTTGCCCAAAGAGGGAAACTGCGCTGAATCCAAGAAGAAGTATTTCCAAGCAATGAAAAAGTGTGAGTTCCTGCAGTCGTGGGCAAAGGAGAACTCTCAGGCAGTGGACATgcttgctgctggtgtgtggagGGAGCATTTgaggagagaaggtgagagaaggGTTTTGGAAGAGGACAAGAAAGGTGTGGAGAAGAGCAGAAAGAAGGGAAGAGGTACTCTGATAGAGGAGGTTGATTAA